Proteins co-encoded in one Corylus avellana chromosome ca9, CavTom2PMs-1.0 genomic window:
- the LOC132162443 gene encoding uncharacterized protein LOC132162443, protein MRGWKPTETPSFKVLGDNLFLVEFVNDRDKKRVLEGRPWVFEENLFGVEEYDGLTSPANFTFDKVSFWVRMFNLPLGCMSLVVGQQIGSSLGQVEEVDVDEGSMGWGAFLRVKVTIDLHKPLVRRRMLKINGSSTLVGFQYERLPKFCCRCGVLKHGMTSCSANTSSRKQNAPVEYKARLRGPSPKRVFGGKLGHKAD, encoded by the coding sequence ATGCGAGGATGGAAGCCAACCGAGACACCATCATTTAAGGTGTTAGGGGATAATCTTTTCTTGGTGGAATTTGTGAACGATAGGGACAAAAAAAGAGTATTAGAGGGGAGACCGTGGGTCTTTGAAGAGAATCTGTTTGGTGTTGAGGAATATGATGGTCTAACGTCTCCAGCAAATTTTACGTTCGACAAAGTGTCTTTTTGGGTTAGAATGTTTAACCTTCCTCTAGGATGTATGAGCCTTGTAGTGGGTCAACAGATTGGCTCGTCGCTGGGCCAGGTTGAGGAGGTAGATGTGGATGAGGGAAGCATGGGATGGGGTGCGTTCTTACGGGTTAAGGTTACCATTGATCTACATAAACCCCTGGTGAGAAGGAGGATGCTGAAAATCAACGGCTCCTCAACGTTGGTTGGTTTTCAATACGAAAGATTGCCAAAGTTTTGTTGCCGATGTGGAGTACTCAAACATGGGATGACTAGTTGCTCAGCAAACACTAGCTCGAGAAAGCAAAATGCTCCTGTTGAGTATAAGGCACGACTGCGTGGACCATCGCCGAAGCGAGTTTTTGGAGGCAAACTTGGCCATAAGGCAGATTGA
- the LOC132162445 gene encoding uncharacterized protein LOC132162445, giving the protein MSILSWNCRGLGNPWTVSKLHHLVKEKKPTIVLLMETKLRADRLEMVRIHLGYDYMVVVDCVGRSGVLALLWLADMGIEIQNYSRWHINAKVCPSSADSPWKFTGFYGHLDPSKRVESWSLLRYIARMEPGPWMCIGDFNEIICLDEKFGGSGRQRSLMEAFQRVLEDCELLDLGYRGPKYTWSNCREAEDFMKERLDRAVANRGWCDSFHDAKIVIGAAVWSDHFPLLLTLNNSGGRHKGRHTFKYEAGWELDGSCRTLIQKT; this is encoded by the coding sequence ATGAGTATATTGAGTTGGAattgccgggggcttgggaacccttgGACAGTTTCGAAGCTTCACCAtttggtgaaggaaaagaaacccacGATAGTTTTATTAATGGAAACTAAATTACGTGCTGACCGCTTGGAAATGGTGAGAATTCATTTGGGATATGATTATATGGTTGTGGTAGATTGTGTGGGAAGGAGCGGAGTTTTGGCATTGCTTTGGTTGGCCGATATGGggattgaaattcaaaactatAGCCGATGGCACATTAATGCAAAAGTTTGTCCTTCCTCAGCCGACTCGCCATGGAAGTTTACCGGTTTTTATGGTCATCTGGATCCTAGTAAGCGAGTGGAGTCATGGAGTTTGTTGCGATACATTGCTAGGATGGAACCGGGCCCTTGGATGTGCATCGGTGATTTCAATGAGATTATATGCCTTGATGAAAAATTTGGTGGGAGTGGACGTCAAAGAAGTCTAATGGAAGCTTTCCAACGGGTGTTGGAGGATTGTGAACTCTTAGATTTGGGATATAGGGGCCCGAAATACACATGGAGTAACTGTAGAGAGGCTGAGGATTTTATGAAGGAGAGACTTGATCGAGCGGTTGCTAATCGGGGATGGTGTGACAGTTTTCATGATGCAAAAATAGTGATTGGGGCTGCTGTATGGTCAGACCATTTTCCTCTCCTTTTGACATTAAACAATTCTGGGGGTAGGCATAAGGGTCGGCACACATTCAAATATGAGGCTGGGTGGGAGCTTGATGGCAGCTGCCGAACTTTGATCCAAAAGACATAG